A genome region from Nocardiopsis exhalans includes the following:
- a CDS encoding DUF2087 domain-containing protein translates to MPHPTQLVSSLAAPERLSLYARIVSAGEEGVERAELRGARPAKRLARLLRDGLVREEGSRIVAMPEVFAEAMRAHKDETRSTDPVEALFHEGRLTSMPARQELRLAVLGRITDRLFAPELEYTEKQVNTAIRTCFDDPSALRRYLVEEGFLDREDDGSRYRLAQR, encoded by the coding sequence GTGCCGCACCCCACCCAGCTCGTGTCGTCGCTCGCCGCGCCCGAACGGCTGTCCCTCTACGCCCGGATCGTCTCCGCCGGAGAGGAGGGTGTGGAACGCGCGGAGCTGCGCGGCGCCCGACCCGCCAAGCGCCTGGCCCGCCTGCTGCGCGACGGCCTGGTCCGCGAGGAGGGGTCGAGGATCGTCGCCATGCCGGAGGTCTTCGCCGAGGCCATGCGCGCCCACAAGGACGAGACCCGGTCGACCGACCCGGTGGAGGCGCTCTTCCACGAGGGGCGCCTCACCTCGATGCCCGCCAGGCAGGAGCTGCGCCTGGCCGTCCTCGGCCGGATCACCGATCGGCTGTTCGCACCGGAGCTGGAGTACACCGAGAAGCAGGTCAACACGGCCATCCGCACCTGCTTCGACGACCCCTCCGCGCTGCGCCGCTACCTGGTGGAGGAAGGCTTCCTCGACCGCGAGGACGACGGCAGCCGCTACCGCCTGGCCCAGCGGTAG
- a CDS encoding STM4012 family radical SAM protein, with the protein MAEPVRADSPYRSYVYAYPHKSAYRPFTERPALADLWRGEDVGALSLYAHIPFCEMRCGFCNLFTRSTPPAEQVTAYLDALERQADAVAAALPAGAVFARAALGGGTPTYLNAEELVRVYDLIESALDVGLGEVPMSVETSPATATPDRLAVLNERGATRISMGVQSFIDSEAHAAGRPQKRTEVDRALADIRECTDADLNVDLIYGIDRQTARTWEYSLDTALSWEPEEIYLYPLYVRPLTGLGRRARAWDDHRLSLYRQGRDHLRERGYEQVSMRMFRRTDAPEHTGSVPDHSCQTDGMVGLGCGARSYTGSTHYSFDYAVGVGKVRSIIADYVGRDTAGFGHAEVGFVLDDDERRRRHVLQSLLRTEGMMVADYTERFGTHPVTDFPAEFAALSERGWLAEPGEPLRLTEEGLAHSDSVGPNFFSARVNRLTAEYEAS; encoded by the coding sequence ATGGCCGAACCCGTCCGCGCGGACTCCCCGTACCGCTCGTACGTGTACGCCTACCCGCACAAGAGCGCCTACCGTCCGTTCACCGAGCGGCCCGCCCTGGCCGACCTGTGGCGCGGCGAGGACGTCGGCGCGCTCTCGCTGTACGCGCACATCCCGTTCTGCGAGATGCGCTGCGGGTTCTGCAACCTCTTCACCCGCTCCACGCCCCCGGCCGAGCAGGTCACCGCCTACCTGGACGCCCTGGAGCGGCAGGCCGACGCGGTCGCCGCCGCGCTTCCGGCGGGGGCGGTGTTCGCGCGGGCCGCTCTGGGCGGGGGCACGCCCACCTACCTGAACGCCGAGGAGCTGGTGCGGGTCTACGACCTGATCGAGTCCGCGCTGGACGTGGGCCTCGGGGAGGTCCCGATGTCGGTGGAGACCTCCCCGGCCACCGCCACCCCGGATCGGCTGGCGGTGCTCAATGAGCGCGGCGCGACCCGGATCAGCATGGGGGTGCAGAGCTTCATCGACTCCGAGGCGCACGCCGCCGGGCGCCCGCAAAAGCGGACGGAGGTGGACCGGGCGCTGGCCGACATCCGTGAGTGCACCGACGCCGACCTCAACGTGGACCTCATCTACGGCATCGACCGGCAGACGGCCAGGACATGGGAGTACTCCCTGGACACGGCGCTGTCCTGGGAGCCCGAGGAGATCTACCTCTACCCGCTGTACGTCCGACCGCTCACCGGGCTGGGCCGCCGGGCCCGCGCCTGGGACGACCACCGGCTCTCCCTGTACCGGCAGGGCCGCGACCACCTGCGCGAACGCGGCTACGAGCAGGTGTCCATGCGGATGTTCCGGCGGACCGATGCCCCCGAGCACACGGGCTCCGTCCCCGACCACAGCTGCCAGACCGACGGCATGGTGGGTCTGGGCTGCGGTGCGCGTTCCTACACCGGATCGACCCACTACTCGTTCGACTACGCGGTGGGCGTGGGCAAGGTGAGGTCGATCATCGCCGACTACGTGGGGCGCGACACGGCCGGGTTCGGGCACGCGGAGGTCGGCTTCGTGCTGGACGACGACGAGCGGCGCCGCAGGCACGTCCTGCAGTCGCTGCTGCGCACGGAGGGGATGATGGTCGCCGACTACACGGAGCGGTTCGGCACCCACCCGGTGACGGACTTCCCAGCCGAGTTCGCGGCGCTGTCCGAGCGTGGCTGGCTGGCGGAGCCGGGAGAGCCGCTGCGGCTCACCGAGGAGGGGCTGGCGCACTCGGACTCGGTCGGCCCGAACTTCTTCTCCGCCCGGGTCAACCGCCTGACGGCCGAGTACGAGGCGTCGTGA
- a CDS encoding STM4011 family radical SAM protein produces MSSPRSGPVDLPDPVPVRPGAPLPAPLPEHLTLLYRGPLASCDYDCPYCPFAKRRDSPETLRADRAALERFTDWVTATARSRFSVLFTPWGEGLTRSWYRRAITGLSHLPHVERVAIQTNLSGRTAWLADCDSGSVALWATYHPGEVGHERFLDKARELTALGIRFSVGIVGRPEHLEAARRMRADLPENVYLWVNAAEGLTYTDAEAASWQELDPHFRYSRFPHPSRGLPCRTGESVLSVNGDGEVRRCHFVDTSLGNLYDGSFEAGLGPSPCPLTSCDCHIGYVHLESLDLYDVFRGGVIERIPAVMPRRSEVKVAGKSLQNRHSGTP; encoded by the coding sequence GTGAGCTCACCCCGTTCGGGTCCGGTGGACCTGCCCGACCCCGTGCCGGTCCGCCCCGGCGCGCCCCTTCCCGCGCCCCTGCCCGAGCACCTCACCCTGCTGTACCGGGGTCCGCTGGCCAGCTGCGACTACGACTGCCCGTACTGCCCCTTCGCCAAGCGCCGGGACAGCCCCGAGACCCTGCGCGCGGACCGGGCCGCCCTGGAGCGGTTCACCGACTGGGTCACCGCCACCGCACGGTCCCGGTTCTCGGTGCTGTTCACCCCCTGGGGCGAGGGGCTGACCCGCTCCTGGTACCGCCGGGCCATCACCGGGCTGAGCCACCTGCCGCACGTGGAACGGGTGGCGATCCAGACCAACCTCAGCGGCCGCACGGCCTGGCTCGCCGACTGCGACTCGGGCTCCGTGGCGCTGTGGGCCACCTACCACCCCGGCGAGGTCGGCCATGAGCGCTTCCTCGACAAGGCCCGCGAGCTCACCGCGCTGGGGATCCGGTTCAGCGTGGGGATCGTGGGCCGACCCGAGCACCTCGAAGCGGCCCGGCGCATGCGCGCCGACCTGCCCGAAAACGTGTACCTGTGGGTGAACGCCGCCGAAGGGCTCACCTACACCGACGCCGAGGCCGCCTCGTGGCAGGAGCTCGACCCGCACTTCCGCTACAGCCGGTTCCCGCACCCCAGCCGAGGGCTGCCCTGCCGCACGGGTGAAAGCGTGCTGTCCGTGAACGGCGACGGCGAGGTGCGCCGCTGCCACTTCGTGGACACCTCGCTCGGCAACCTCTACGACGGCTCCTTCGAGGCCGGACTCGGACCCAGCCCGTGCCCGCTGACCAGCTGCGACTGCCACATCGGCTACGTGCACCTGGAGAGCCTGGACCTGTACGACGTCTTCCGGGGCGGCGTGATCGAACGCATCCCGGCCGTCATGCCCCGGCGGAGTGAGGTCAAGGTGGCGGGAAAGTCCCTTCAAAACCGTCACTCCGGAACGCCATAA
- a CDS encoding LytR/AlgR family response regulator transcription factor — MRPELRVLVVEDEASTRQEMASLLGDMPEVAEVLVADNGATAVRLLGTTSIDAAFLDILMPGLDGMDVARVLSVMSEPPSIVFVTASEAHAVEAFGIGAVDYLLKPIRPERLAEAVGRIAQLRRPSGSASPAEDLHVVQIDTGRRTVFVKRDDVQFVEAQGDYVRLHTADGTHLIRLSLSYLEEVWASAGFIRVHRGFLIAIPWVRDLRVTSSSGLVAGTPAGDVPVSRRHGRHLREQLLEAAKRDQLGRSARPPGTAKEQP, encoded by the coding sequence ATGAGGCCCGAGCTCCGTGTGCTGGTGGTGGAGGACGAGGCCTCCACCCGCCAGGAGATGGCTTCCCTACTGGGCGACATGCCCGAGGTGGCGGAGGTCCTGGTCGCGGACAACGGCGCCACCGCCGTGCGGCTGCTGGGCACCACCAGCATCGACGCCGCCTTCCTCGACATCCTCATGCCCGGGCTGGACGGCATGGACGTGGCCCGGGTGCTGAGCGTGATGTCCGAGCCGCCGTCGATCGTGTTCGTGACCGCCTCCGAGGCGCACGCCGTGGAGGCCTTCGGGATCGGGGCCGTCGACTACCTGCTCAAACCGATCCGCCCGGAGCGGCTGGCCGAGGCGGTGGGGCGGATCGCCCAGCTGCGCAGGCCCAGCGGTTCGGCCTCCCCGGCCGAGGACCTGCACGTGGTGCAGATCGACACCGGGCGGCGCACGGTGTTCGTCAAGCGCGACGACGTGCAGTTCGTGGAGGCCCAGGGCGACTACGTGCGCCTGCACACCGCCGACGGCACCCACCTGATCCGGCTGTCGCTGTCGTACCTGGAGGAGGTCTGGGCCTCGGCCGGGTTCATCCGGGTGCACCGCGGTTTCCTGATCGCCATCCCGTGGGTGCGGGACCTGCGGGTGACCTCGTCCTCGGGGCTGGTGGCCGGAACGCCCGCCGGTGACGTACCGGTGAGCCGCAGGCACGGCCGCCATCTGCGCGAACAGCTCCTGGAAGCGGCCAAACGGGACCAGCTGGGCCGCTCGGCCCGCCCGCCCGGAACGGCCAAGGAGCAGCCGTGA
- a CDS encoding DMT family transporter has protein sequence MAWIVLVVSGLLETAWAAALNASQGFTRFWPSVTFVGTLVLSMAGLAYALRTIPLGTGYAVWVSIGVVGTALIGVFFLGEGFSLPKALCLIAIVAGVVGLKVLS, from the coding sequence ATGGCCTGGATCGTTCTGGTGGTCTCCGGTCTTCTCGAAACCGCGTGGGCGGCCGCGCTCAACGCCTCGCAGGGCTTCACCCGCTTCTGGCCGTCGGTGACCTTCGTCGGCACCCTCGTCCTGAGCATGGCCGGTCTGGCCTACGCCCTGCGCACCATTCCCCTCGGCACCGGATACGCCGTCTGGGTGTCCATCGGTGTGGTCGGCACGGCGCTGATCGGCGTGTTCTTCCTGGGCGAGGGCTTCAGCCTGCCCAAGGCACTTTGCCTGATCGCCATCGTCGCCGGAGTCGTGGGCCTCAAGGTCCTCAGCTAG
- the fdhD gene encoding formate dehydrogenase accessory sulfurtransferase FdhD, whose amino-acid sequence MGRVTARERILRIREGVESERVDTLVVEEPLEIRLDGTPLSITMRTPGNDFDLAAGFLVSEGVVAEGREVAAIRYCAGATEDGSNTYNVLDVSLAPGVPLPDTSLERNFYTSSSCGLCGKASLDAVRTKARWPVGEDGLRIDVPTLTELPERLRESQRVFDRTGGLHAAGLFTAEGELLALREDVGRHNAVDKLIGWALLSDRLPLRETVLMVSGRASFELVQKAWMAGIPMMAAVSAPSSLAVDLATEAGMTLVGFLRGRSMNVYAGRDRILLEAPEEAAMPEGSLTVPPAP is encoded by the coding sequence ATGGGACGGGTGACCGCTCGGGAGAGGATCCTCCGGATCAGGGAGGGCGTAGAGAGCGAACGCGTGGACACGCTCGTGGTGGAGGAGCCGCTGGAGATCAGGCTGGACGGCACTCCGCTGAGCATCACCATGCGTACCCCGGGGAACGACTTCGACCTCGCCGCAGGGTTCCTGGTCAGTGAGGGCGTGGTGGCCGAGGGGCGGGAGGTCGCCGCCATCCGTTACTGCGCCGGGGCCACCGAGGACGGGTCCAACACCTACAACGTGCTCGACGTCTCGCTGGCGCCCGGGGTGCCGCTCCCGGACACCTCACTGGAACGCAATTTCTACACCTCGTCCTCGTGCGGCCTGTGCGGAAAGGCGAGCCTGGACGCCGTCCGGACCAAGGCGCGCTGGCCGGTAGGCGAGGACGGCCTGCGGATCGACGTGCCCACACTGACCGAACTCCCGGAGCGGCTGCGCGAGTCCCAGCGGGTCTTCGACCGCACCGGCGGCCTGCACGCCGCCGGGCTGTTCACCGCCGAGGGTGAGCTGCTGGCCCTGCGCGAGGACGTGGGCAGGCACAACGCGGTGGACAAACTGATCGGGTGGGCGCTGCTCTCCGACCGGCTACCACTGCGCGAGACCGTGCTGATGGTGTCCGGCCGGGCCTCCTTCGAGCTGGTCCAGAAGGCGTGGATGGCTGGCATCCCCATGATGGCCGCCGTCTCGGCGCCCTCCTCGCTCGCCGTGGACCTCGCCACGGAGGCCGGTATGACGCTGGTCGGTTTCCTGCGCGGCCGTTCCATGAACGTCTACGCCGGGCGGGACCGCATTCTCCTGGAAGCTCCGGAGGAGGCTGCCATGCCGGAGGGGTCGCTGACGGTTCCCCCTGCTCCCTGA
- a CDS encoding DUF485 domain-containing protein has product MATDKRTKDPTPPDGNGGDEPIKDAAYVAMHSDPRFIELKRRLYRFIFPMSLAFMAWYLLYVLMSAFGRDIMGVDLVGNVNVALVFGILQFVSTFGIAVLYTRYANRNFDQTAAELREELQNGANAKAEEANR; this is encoded by the coding sequence ATGGCAACTGACAAGCGGACGAAAGATCCGACACCACCGGATGGGAACGGCGGCGACGAGCCCATCAAGGATGCGGCCTACGTCGCCATGCACAGCGACCCCAGGTTCATCGAACTCAAGCGACGCCTGTACCGCTTCATCTTCCCGATGAGCCTGGCGTTCATGGCCTGGTACCTGCTCTACGTCCTGATGTCGGCCTTCGGCCGCGACATCATGGGCGTCGACCTCGTCGGCAACGTCAACGTGGCTCTGGTGTTCGGCATCCTGCAGTTCGTGTCCACCTTCGGTATCGCGGTGCTCTACACCAGGTACGCCAACCGCAACTTCGACCAGACCGCCGCGGAGCTGCGTGAGGAGCTCCAGAACGGCGCGAACGCCAAGGCCGAGGAGGCGAACCGATGA
- a CDS encoding solute symporter family protein, which yields MILAQEAVSDSSRVVTLVLFGLMIAATLGITVWASRNTRSATDFHSGGRGFSPLQNGLAIGSDYMSAASFLGIAGMIALFGYDGFLYSIGFLVAWLVALLLVAELLRNSGRYTMGDVLSYRMQQRPVRTAAAVSTVVVSIFYLLAQMVGAGALIALLLGIQEGQTFLGMDAPTAKIAGIVVVGLLMTIYVAFGGMKGTTWVQITKAVILMSGAALLTLLTLSLYGFNLGALMSDAANASQAAADGNAAGFLEPGLRYGVEVAGDPLQTMWNKLDLISLGLALVLGTAGLPHILIRFYTVPNSQSARKSVNWGIGLIGTFYLMTLVLGFGAAALVGHEAITAQDAAGNTAAPQLASVVGERIGGEMAGAVLLALIASAAFAAILSTVAGLVIASSSSLAHDFYNSVIRKGKATGSEEVKFARTAAIGVGAVAIALAIFAQNLNVAFLVALAFAIAASANLPTLLLSLFWKRFNTAGALAGIYGGLISAVGLVFFSPVVSGSENALMPNVDFAWFPLPNPALVSVPISLLCAVVGTYMSKERDFDKFAMLQVRALTGAGAEKAADH from the coding sequence ATGATCCTCGCACAAGAAGCGGTCAGCGACAGCAGCCGCGTCGTCACCCTCGTCCTGTTCGGCCTGATGATCGCGGCGACCCTGGGCATCACGGTCTGGGCCAGCCGCAACACCCGTTCGGCCACCGACTTCCACTCCGGCGGCCGCGGGTTCTCCCCGCTCCAGAACGGTCTGGCCATCGGCAGCGACTACATGTCCGCCGCGTCCTTCCTCGGTATCGCGGGCATGATCGCCCTCTTCGGCTACGACGGCTTCCTCTACTCCATCGGCTTCCTCGTCGCGTGGCTGGTGGCCCTGCTACTCGTCGCCGAGCTGCTGCGCAACTCCGGCCGCTACACCATGGGAGACGTGCTCTCCTACCGGATGCAGCAGCGCCCGGTGCGCACCGCCGCCGCGGTCTCGACCGTCGTCGTGTCGATCTTCTACCTGCTGGCCCAGATGGTCGGCGCGGGCGCGCTCATCGCCCTGCTGCTCGGTATCCAGGAGGGGCAGACCTTCCTCGGCATGGACGCCCCGACCGCGAAGATCGCCGGTATCGTCGTCGTCGGCCTGCTGATGACCATCTACGTGGCGTTCGGCGGCATGAAGGGCACCACCTGGGTGCAGATCACCAAGGCCGTCATCCTGATGTCCGGTGCCGCTCTGCTCACCCTGCTGACCCTGTCCCTGTACGGGTTCAACCTGGGCGCGCTGATGTCCGACGCGGCCAACGCCAGCCAGGCGGCCGCCGACGGCAACGCGGCCGGGTTCCTCGAGCCGGGCCTGCGCTACGGCGTCGAGGTGGCGGGCGACCCGCTCCAGACCATGTGGAACAAGCTGGACCTGATCAGTCTCGGTCTGGCGCTGGTACTGGGAACCGCCGGTCTGCCGCACATCCTCATCCGCTTCTACACGGTGCCCAACTCACAGAGCGCCCGGAAGTCCGTGAACTGGGGCATCGGGCTCATCGGTACCTTCTACCTGATGACGCTGGTCCTGGGCTTCGGCGCCGCCGCCCTGGTCGGGCACGAGGCCATCACCGCGCAGGACGCCGCGGGCAACACGGCCGCACCGCAGCTGGCTTCGGTGGTGGGCGAGCGGATCGGCGGCGAGATGGCCGGCGCGGTCCTGCTGGCACTCATCGCCTCAGCCGCCTTCGCCGCGATCCTGTCGACGGTGGCGGGGCTGGTCATCGCCTCGTCCTCCTCACTGGCGCACGACTTCTACAACTCGGTGATCCGCAAGGGCAAGGCCACCGGGTCCGAAGAGGTCAAGTTCGCCCGTACCGCGGCCATCGGCGTCGGTGCGGTCGCGATCGCACTGGCGATCTTCGCGCAGAACCTCAACGTGGCCTTCCTGGTCGCGCTGGCCTTCGCGATCGCCGCCTCGGCCAACCTGCCGACCCTGCTGCTCAGCCTGTTCTGGAAGCGCTTCAACACGGCCGGCGCCCTCGCGGGTATCTACGGCGGCTTGATCAGCGCCGTCGGTCTGGTGTTCTTCTCGCCGGTCGTGTCCGGCTCGGAGAACGCGCTCATGCCCAACGTCGACTTCGCCTGGTTCCCGCTGCCCAACCCGGCCCTGGTGTCGGTGCCGATCAGCCTGCTCTGCGCCGTCGTCGGTACGTACATGTCCAAGGAACGCGACTTCGACAAGTTCGCGATGCTCCAGGTCCGCGCCCTCACCGGCGCAGGTGCGGAGAAGGCGGCCGACCACTAG
- a CDS encoding VOC family protein, with protein sequence MSLGTVDQWVVNAVEPSALARFWGFVLGGEVRDREDGWAVLHGASGLPRLSFQPTSEAKHAPNRIHLDVLVEDIAEAVQVAAEHGGTPVGETVTDEQGSFQILQDPEGNEFCLVNPIR encoded by the coding sequence ATGAGTCTGGGAACCGTGGACCAGTGGGTCGTCAACGCCGTCGAACCATCCGCCCTCGCCCGCTTCTGGGGCTTCGTCCTCGGCGGGGAGGTCCGGGACCGCGAGGACGGCTGGGCCGTCCTGCACGGAGCCTCCGGGCTGCCCCGGCTGTCGTTCCAGCCGACTTCGGAGGCCAAACACGCGCCCAACCGCATCCACCTGGACGTGCTGGTCGAGGACATCGCCGAAGCCGTCCAGGTGGCGGCCGAGCACGGCGGAACCCCGGTGGGTGAGACGGTCACCGACGAACAGGGCTCGTTCCAGATCCTCCAAGACCCCGAAGGCAACGAGTTCTGCCTGGTCAACCCGATCCGCTGA
- a CDS encoding S1 family peptidase → MSRSPLGRIAGTTAIFLGLILAPTTAATADTTPAELSPEQVTAMQSAFGLSEAGVTDLLRAQEEATALETELREELGADFGGAVFDIESQELTVQVLDASALDPVQEAGADAELVQHGQTGLDEAVEALNTAEDSASESVHGWYADPESDAVVVEVAQGRTADAEQLVESAGVDPTAVVIEEGTDQPRTYADIIGGNPYYFQQGGEWFVCSVGFGVVGGYVTAGHCGDQGSSTWLNAPGTVQTGTVAESVFPGQDSAWVRTGAGHTPRPLVDNYSGGTVTVTGSTEAPVGAAVCRSGQTTGWHCGVIQAKNQSVNYSGDIVNGLTRTTACAEGGDSGGSWLAGTQAQGVTSGGSGNCRSGGTTFYQPLNPILSQWGLTLLTS, encoded by the coding sequence TTGTCACGTTCCCCCCTCGGACGTATCGCCGGAACCACCGCGATCTTCCTCGGCCTCATCCTGGCCCCCACCACGGCGGCTACCGCCGACACCACCCCCGCCGAGCTCTCCCCTGAGCAGGTGACCGCCATGCAGAGCGCCTTCGGGCTCAGCGAAGCGGGCGTCACCGACCTCCTCCGGGCCCAGGAGGAAGCCACGGCTCTGGAGACCGAACTACGTGAGGAACTCGGCGCCGACTTCGGCGGCGCGGTCTTCGACATCGAAAGCCAGGAGCTGACCGTCCAGGTCCTGGACGCCTCCGCCCTCGACCCCGTGCAGGAGGCCGGTGCCGACGCCGAACTCGTCCAGCACGGCCAGACCGGGCTGGACGAGGCCGTCGAGGCCCTCAACACCGCCGAGGACAGCGCCTCCGAGAGCGTGCACGGCTGGTACGCCGACCCTGAGAGCGACGCCGTCGTCGTCGAGGTGGCCCAGGGTCGGACCGCCGACGCCGAACAGCTCGTCGAGTCGGCCGGGGTCGACCCCACCGCCGTCGTCATCGAGGAGGGCACGGACCAACCTCGGACCTATGCCGACATCATCGGCGGCAACCCGTACTACTTCCAGCAGGGCGGCGAGTGGTTCGTCTGCTCCGTCGGCTTCGGCGTGGTGGGCGGCTACGTCACCGCGGGGCACTGCGGCGATCAGGGCTCGTCCACCTGGCTCAACGCCCCCGGCACGGTCCAGACCGGAACCGTCGCCGAATCGGTCTTCCCCGGGCAGGACAGCGCGTGGGTCCGAACCGGTGCGGGCCACACCCCCAGGCCCCTGGTCGACAACTACTCCGGCGGCACCGTGACGGTCACCGGTTCCACCGAGGCTCCCGTGGGCGCCGCCGTGTGCCGCTCCGGCCAGACCACCGGCTGGCACTGCGGCGTGATCCAGGCCAAGAACCAGAGCGTCAACTACTCCGGTGACATCGTCAACGGCCTGACCCGCACTACCGCCTGCGCCGAGGGCGGCGACTCCGGCGGTTCCTGGCTGGCCGGTACCCAGGCCCAGGGGGTCACCTCCGGCGGCTCCGGCAACTGCAGAAGCGGCGGGACCACCTTCTACCAGCCGCTCAACCCGATTCTGAGCCAGTGGGGCCTGACCCTGCTGACCAGCTGA
- a CDS encoding sensor histidine kinase: MRQVHALGVDLQDGLHGRGVHSAARRLRKVLAVDGVLLADLDGPVTSHGRCPESAEVEGLLSQVFEYGGGARSRLPDGSSVCAVPLTVADELSGALVASGDPVEADLEAAAALVSDSLDHAALRRARARIAAADLRTLRAQISPHFVHNALAVIAALVRTDPDRARQLLSDFADYLRYGFSDKGDYATVSDELEATQTYLELQRARFHDRLDITVRMAPEVLPVAIPFLVVQPIVENAIRHGLERKEGTGHISVSGFGEGPLCVIEIEDDGVGMHPELARALLAGTGPESRSVGLANVDQRLRAVYGPEYGLVIETALGEGTKVTVRVPRFAPGVVVR; encoded by the coding sequence ATGCGCCAGGTCCACGCCCTGGGTGTCGACCTCCAGGACGGTCTGCACGGGCGCGGGGTGCATTCCGCCGCCCGGCGGCTACGCAAGGTCCTGGCCGTGGACGGGGTGCTCCTCGCCGACCTCGACGGACCGGTCACCTCCCACGGGAGATGCCCGGAGTCCGCCGAGGTCGAAGGGCTGCTCTCCCAGGTCTTCGAGTACGGCGGCGGCGCCCGCTCCCGCCTGCCCGACGGCTCCTCGGTGTGCGCCGTGCCGCTGACCGTCGCCGACGAACTCTCCGGTGCCCTGGTGGCCTCGGGCGACCCGGTGGAGGCGGACCTGGAGGCGGCCGCGGCCCTGGTCTCGGACTCCCTGGACCACGCGGCGCTGCGGCGGGCACGTGCCCGGATCGCCGCCGCGGACCTGCGCACCCTGCGCGCGCAGATCTCCCCGCACTTCGTGCACAACGCGCTCGCGGTGATCGCCGCCCTGGTGCGTACCGACCCGGACCGGGCCCGCCAACTGCTGTCGGACTTCGCCGACTACCTGAGGTACGGGTTCTCGGACAAGGGCGACTACGCGACGGTCTCCGACGAGCTGGAGGCCACCCAGACCTACCTCGAACTCCAGCGGGCCCGCTTCCACGACCGCCTGGACATCACCGTGCGCATGGCTCCCGAGGTGCTGCCGGTGGCCATCCCCTTCCTGGTGGTACAGCCGATCGTGGAGAACGCCATCCGGCACGGGCTGGAGCGCAAGGAGGGGACCGGGCACATCAGTGTGTCCGGCTTCGGCGAGGGTCCGCTGTGCGTGATCGAGATCGAGGACGACGGGGTGGGCATGCACCCGGAGCTGGCCCGCGCCCTGCTGGCGGGCACCGGGCCGGAGTCGCGCAGCGTCGGCCTGGCCAACGTCGACCAGCGGCTGCGGGCGGTCTACGGGCCGGAGTACGGTCTGGTGATCGAGACCGCGCTGGGAGAAGGGACGAAGGTGACCGTGCGCGTACCGAGGTTCGCACCGGGGGTGGTGGTTCGATGA
- a CDS encoding helix-turn-helix domain-containing protein gives MGTNLEDMLARRPVDRGVVDGHKERMLDEVRAYRLRELREAADLTQVQLAERLHVSQNRVSGIERGEIDRAQVDTLRRYVEALGGELRVEVEIGDQRFQIA, from the coding sequence ATGGGCACCAATCTGGAGGACATGCTTGCTCGGCGTCCGGTTGACCGTGGTGTGGTGGACGGACACAAGGAGCGGATGCTCGACGAGGTACGGGCGTACCGGTTGCGGGAGTTGCGCGAAGCGGCGGACCTCACACAGGTGCAGCTCGCCGAACGACTGCACGTGAGTCAGAACCGGGTGTCGGGCATCGAACGCGGGGAGATCGATCGCGCCCAGGTCGACACTCTGCGTCGGTATGTCGAGGCACTCGGTGGTGAGCTTCGTGTCGAGGTCGAGATCGGGGACCAGCGTTTCCAGATCGCCTGA
- a CDS encoding HAD family hydrolase — protein MVLPRVIATDLDGTLLNQSGQVSARNHRALTAAVDAGIKVVIVTARPPRATESFAAMFDCAAVVCGNGAHTQLPGAAEPMVRAIDRDTSGTIVEKLRFALPELGFGVETGTDFYHDADYHLEPWVPREWVSGVLDDTDALLTAATPVTKLIARSNTHPVHLMYEAAVNSVGSLAEATYSGGAGLVEISAAGVNKGSTLAMLCESWGVSREEVVAFGDMPNDRSALTWAGSGYAMSSGHPELLDPALGLRVAPSSFEDGVGRVVEEILDRA, from the coding sequence ATGGTCCTTCCTCGCGTCATCGCCACCGACCTCGACGGAACCCTCCTCAACCAGAGCGGCCAGGTCTCCGCACGCAACCACCGGGCGCTGACCGCGGCCGTGGACGCGGGGATCAAGGTGGTCATCGTGACCGCCCGTCCGCCGCGCGCCACCGAGTCCTTCGCCGCGATGTTCGACTGCGCCGCCGTGGTCTGCGGCAACGGAGCCCACACCCAGCTGCCCGGGGCGGCCGAACCGATGGTGCGGGCGATCGACCGGGACACCTCCGGCACGATCGTCGAGAAACTGCGGTTCGCGCTGCCGGAGCTGGGTTTCGGGGTGGAGACGGGCACGGACTTCTACCACGACGCCGACTACCACCTGGAGCCGTGGGTGCCGCGCGAGTGGGTGAGCGGGGTACTGGACGACACCGACGCCCTGCTGACGGCGGCGACCCCGGTCACCAAGCTGATCGCCCGGTCCAACACGCACCCGGTGCACCTGATGTACGAGGCGGCGGTGAACTCCGTGGGATCCCTGGCCGAGGCGACCTACTCGGGCGGCGCGGGGCTCGTGGAGATCAGCGCGGCCGGGGTGAACAAGGGCAGCACGCTCGCGATGCTCTGTGAGAGCTGGGGCGTGTCCCGCGAGGAGGTGGTCGCCTTCGGGGACATGCCCAACGACCGTTCCGCACTGACCTGGGCCGGGTCCGGGTACGCGATGAGCAGCGGGCACCCGGAACTGCTCGACCCCGCGCTCGGCCTCAGGGTCGCGCCCTCCAGCTTCGAGGACGGCGTCGGCCGTGTGGTGGAGGAGATTCTGGATCGGGCCTGA